In the genome of Deinococcus deserti VCD115, one region contains:
- a CDS encoding 2'-5' RNA ligase family protein: MSQTSVLLWLPELDRWIGHWRQTLPAARRGVAPHVSLLFPWVSPEPAPEHLARLEACLRGTRPVSLSFSHLGRFPGLLWLAPEPAAEIRALMRTIARAFPETPPYSGKHPDPEPHLTVARGGEDELDVIAGQLQALLPELAAVRYLVDRVTVAQKDADNRWRVAHEVPLQGG; this comes from the coding sequence GTGAGCCAAACCAGCGTCCTGCTGTGGCTGCCGGAGCTGGACCGGTGGATCGGGCACTGGCGTCAGACCCTCCCTGCCGCGAGGCGGGGTGTGGCGCCGCATGTCTCCCTGCTGTTTCCCTGGGTGTCACCAGAGCCCGCGCCGGAGCATCTGGCCCGGCTGGAGGCGTGCCTGAGAGGGACCAGGCCGGTCAGCCTGAGTTTCTCCCACCTTGGACGGTTTCCGGGATTGCTGTGGCTGGCGCCGGAGCCTGCCGCCGAGATCCGCGCCCTGATGCGTACCATTGCGCGGGCCTTTCCAGAGACACCTCCGTACAGCGGCAAGCATCCCGATCCGGAACCACACCTGACGGTTGCCAGGGGAGGCGAAGATGAGCTCGATGTCATTGCAGGCCAGCTGCAAGCACTTCTTCCCGAGCTTGCGGCAGTTCGGTATCTGGTGGACCGGGTCACCGTCGCACAAAAAGACGCGGATAACCGCTGGCGGGTGGCCCATGAAGTTCCACTTCAGGGTGGCTAG
- a CDS encoding alpha-amylase family glycosyl hydrolase — translation MRRSLLLAAFLSAGSAQAQASLPSFEGQIIYQVMPDRFFDGNPNNNAGVDRSNLRAWHGGDLPGLTARLGHITRLGATAVWLTPVYRQQAANSFDTAGYHGYWPADFRDVDPHFGTLADFDTFVKAARAANMRVVLDQVINHYGYEAPAVKAKPEWFTPQSRCEASADKDVDCPLSGLPDLDQSRPEVRKMLLENADFWRNRGVNAFRYDAIKHVPGDFLKEVLARDRAAGTWTLGEWFDADTGTVADWQKAGFDSLFLFSLQRAMRDSLMSGQSLSRVSAVLERNGELSRPGEVALFLDNHDIPRFAQGSLFEDEGQARTRYALRALMTLKGVPVLYQGIEIAMRGGPDPDNRRDMRFEEAWTPAERDVFEAARSAVAARKASSALSLGSQTLLPVPVSLQDDLLLLTREKDGQRVLAAWHGGKERRTYSIKLAGLGLTASDQAVTQSLYAGQNAKVSVRGGYLHLSLDGRDAAAFALK, via the coding sequence ATGCGCCGCTCTTTACTGCTGGCTGCCTTCCTGAGTGCAGGAAGCGCGCAGGCCCAGGCCTCCCTGCCCTCCTTTGAGGGCCAGATCATCTATCAGGTCATGCCGGACCGTTTCTTCGACGGCAACCCGAACAACAATGCTGGCGTGGACCGCAGCAATCTCCGTGCGTGGCACGGCGGTGACCTTCCCGGCCTGACCGCCAGACTGGGGCATATCACGCGCCTGGGCGCCACCGCGGTATGGCTGACGCCGGTCTACCGGCAACAGGCGGCCAACTCCTTTGATACTGCCGGATACCACGGCTACTGGCCGGCGGACTTCCGGGATGTCGATCCGCATTTCGGAACGCTGGCTGACTTCGACACCTTTGTCAAAGCGGCGCGTGCGGCCAACATGCGCGTGGTCCTGGATCAGGTCATCAACCACTACGGCTACGAAGCTCCGGCGGTCAAGGCCAAGCCAGAATGGTTTACGCCCCAGTCCCGTTGCGAAGCCAGCGCCGACAAGGACGTGGACTGTCCGCTCTCGGGGTTGCCCGATCTGGATCAGAGCCGCCCCGAGGTCCGTAAGATGCTGCTGGAAAACGCGGACTTCTGGCGCAACCGTGGCGTCAATGCTTTCCGTTACGACGCCATCAAACATGTGCCGGGCGACTTTCTCAAGGAGGTGCTGGCCCGCGACCGCGCCGCCGGCACCTGGACCCTGGGCGAATGGTTCGACGCCGATACCGGCACGGTAGCCGACTGGCAGAAGGCCGGGTTCGACAGTCTGTTTTTGTTCAGCTTGCAGCGGGCCATGCGCGACAGCCTGATGAGCGGCCAGAGCCTGAGCCGGGTCAGTGCCGTGCTGGAGCGAAACGGCGAACTCTCACGTCCCGGTGAGGTCGCCCTGTTTCTGGACAACCACGACATCCCCCGCTTTGCGCAGGGCAGCCTGTTTGAGGATGAGGGTCAGGCCCGCACACGCTACGCCCTGCGTGCACTGATGACCCTGAAAGGGGTGCCGGTGCTGTATCAGGGCATCGAGATTGCCATGCGCGGAGGCCCGGACCCCGACAACCGGCGCGACATGCGCTTCGAGGAGGCCTGGACACCCGCAGAGCGCGACGTGTTCGAAGCCGCCCGCAGTGCGGTGGCCGCCCGCAAGGCCAGCTCGGCCCTGAGCCTGGGATCCCAGACCCTGCTACCCGTCCCAGTCAGCCTGCAGGACGACCTGCTGCTGCTAACCCGCGAGAAGGACGGTCAGCGGGTCCTGGCGGCCTGGCATGGAGGCAAGGAGCGCAGGACCTACAGCATCAAGCTGGCTGGCCTGGGGCTCACAGCCAGCGATCAGGCGGTCACACAGTCGCTGTATGCCGGCCAGAATGCCAAGGTCAGCGTCCGGGGAGGGTACCTGCATCTGAGCCTGGACGGCAGGGACGCCGCAGCGTTTGCACTGAAGTGA
- a CDS encoding phosphoenolpyruvate carboxylase — translation MGIRSDVNLLGRTLGQVLKEQEGEAFFELVERTRALVREVRAGGDDTELSAMLAELSGAEAGRLARAFTWYFQLVNLAEEYERVRVLSSVEGVRPQSLEQALMDLKAQGMSAQEVEALLSRLDLGLTFTAHPTEMRRRTVRGHLVEVARAIPELSQPTLAEDATERIAAHVEAMWSTPELRRLKPTVLDEVKGGLSYMPNIARALPMLQRDLSRAFERVYGHSSEAQLPLSFTSWMGGDRDGNPFVTPQATHDALALHRERAREVLISSIAQAYADLSQEKEGQEPYRQELRALHNAVRDGEPVELLPRLEALHRRLCAEGQRRSADQLLTPLLTVARVFGQHLVSLDIREHSAQTGAAVAALLKAAGVENDYEALAEHARQEVLTRELRSRRPLWPAGEPFPETLETAIGPIRQVQAATRQVGPRAFGRYIVSMAESVSDVLEPLILAREVGFRALPVPLFETLDDLQRAPQVVWELLSIPEYRAALGSDVQEIMLGYSDSNKDAGFLAANWALHEAQRAISEVCRRAGVRWRFFHGRGTSIGRGGGPASRAILGQPAGTIDAGLRITEQGEALADKYSHPVLARRNLEQALYGVLLAAARPAVAPPEAWTRGMDTAARASAAAYRALVDDPGFLPFFEAVTPIHEIARLNIASRPVRRPGAPTLGNLRAIPWVMCWTQNRANLPGWYGLHEGLSTLGVDLAREMYRDWPFFRTVLDNAQMSLAKSDPLIFDEYLRLMGEHPLATQLKAAYQATVALVQDVVGAPLMAGEPRLKESIALRNPYIDPIHRIQVELLRRSRSKEGGLDEFEVPLLLSIQGIAAGVRNTG, via the coding sequence ATGGGGATTCGCAGTGACGTGAACCTGCTGGGCAGAACGCTCGGGCAGGTTTTGAAAGAGCAGGAGGGCGAGGCCTTCTTCGAACTGGTGGAGCGCACGCGCGCCCTGGTGCGCGAGGTCCGCGCGGGAGGTGACGACACCGAACTGAGCGCCATGCTCGCGGAGCTCTCCGGGGCCGAGGCCGGGCGGCTGGCCCGGGCCTTCACGTGGTATTTCCAGCTGGTCAACCTGGCCGAGGAATACGAGCGGGTGCGGGTGCTCAGCAGCGTAGAGGGTGTCAGGCCCCAGAGTCTGGAGCAGGCCCTGATGGATCTCAAAGCGCAGGGCATGAGTGCCCAGGAGGTCGAGGCGCTGCTGTCGCGGCTGGACCTGGGTCTGACCTTCACGGCTCACCCCACCGAGATGCGCCGCCGCACCGTGCGCGGTCACCTGGTTGAAGTCGCGCGCGCCATTCCCGAGCTGAGCCAGCCCACGCTGGCCGAGGACGCCACCGAGCGGATTGCCGCCCATGTGGAGGCCATGTGGTCTACCCCGGAGCTTCGCCGCCTGAAACCCACCGTTCTGGACGAGGTCAAGGGCGGTCTGAGCTACATGCCCAACATCGCGCGGGCACTGCCGATGCTGCAACGCGACCTGTCGCGCGCCTTCGAAAGGGTGTACGGGCACAGCAGCGAGGCGCAGCTGCCGCTGAGCTTCACCTCCTGGATGGGCGGAGACCGCGACGGCAACCCCTTCGTGACTCCGCAGGCCACCCACGACGCCCTGGCGCTTCACCGCGAGCGGGCCCGCGAGGTGCTGATCTCCAGCATTGCGCAGGCCTACGCGGACCTCAGCCAGGAAAAGGAGGGCCAGGAGCCTTACCGTCAGGAACTCCGCGCCCTGCATAACGCTGTGCGCGACGGCGAACCGGTAGAACTGCTGCCGCGCCTGGAAGCGCTGCACCGGCGTCTGTGCGCCGAAGGGCAGCGGCGCAGCGCCGATCAGCTGCTGACGCCGCTGCTGACGGTAGCGCGGGTCTTCGGGCAGCACCTGGTCAGCCTGGACATCCGTGAGCACTCCGCGCAGACCGGCGCAGCTGTGGCCGCGCTGCTCAAGGCTGCAGGCGTGGAGAACGACTACGAGGCGCTGGCCGAGCATGCCCGGCAGGAGGTGCTGACCCGCGAGTTGCGTTCCCGCCGCCCGCTGTGGCCTGCCGGTGAGCCGTTCCCCGAGACGCTCGAAACCGCCATCGGGCCCATCCGGCAGGTGCAGGCCGCGACCCGGCAGGTGGGCCCCCGCGCTTTCGGACGGTACATCGTCAGCATGGCCGAGAGCGTCAGCGATGTCCTCGAACCCCTGATCCTGGCCCGCGAGGTAGGCTTCCGGGCCCTGCCGGTGCCGCTGTTCGAGACCCTGGATGACCTGCAGCGCGCCCCACAGGTGGTCTGGGAGCTGCTGAGCATTCCTGAGTACCGCGCCGCACTGGGCAGCGACGTTCAGGAGATCATGCTGGGCTACAGCGACAGCAACAAGGACGCGGGCTTCCTGGCGGCCAACTGGGCGCTGCACGAGGCGCAGCGTGCCATCAGTGAGGTGTGCCGGCGTGCCGGCGTGCGCTGGCGCTTTTTTCATGGGCGCGGCACCAGCATCGGGCGCGGCGGCGGCCCGGCGTCGCGGGCCATCCTGGGACAGCCGGCCGGCACCATCGACGCGGGGCTGCGCATTACCGAGCAGGGCGAGGCGCTGGCTGACAAGTACAGCCATCCGGTCCTGGCACGGCGCAATCTGGAGCAGGCCCTCTACGGGGTGCTGCTGGCGGCCGCGCGTCCGGCAGTGGCTCCGCCGGAGGCCTGGACCCGTGGCATGGACACAGCGGCCAGGGCCAGCGCGGCTGCGTACCGCGCCCTGGTGGACGACCCGGGCTTCCTGCCCTTTTTCGAGGCGGTCACGCCGATTCACGAGATTGCCCGCCTGAACATCGCTTCGCGTCCGGTCCGGCGGCCCGGTGCGCCGACCCTGGGGAACCTGCGGGCCATTCCCTGGGTCATGTGCTGGACCCAGAACCGGGCCAACCTGCCTGGCTGGTACGGCCTGCACGAGGGTCTCAGCACCCTGGGCGTGGATCTGGCCCGCGAGATGTACCGGGACTGGCCCTTTTTCCGTACCGTGCTGGACAACGCCCAGATGAGTCTGGCCAAGAGCGATCCGCTGATTTTCGACGAGTACCTGCGCTTGATGGGCGAGCATCCACTGGCCACGCAACTCAAGGCGGCCTATCAGGCCACGGTGGCCCTGGTGCAGGACGTGGTGGGCGCACCGCTGATGGCCGGCGAGCCGCGTCTGAAAGAAAGCATCGCCCTGCGCAACCCCTACATTGACCCGATTCACCGGATTCAGGTTGAGCTGCTTCGCCGCAGCCGCAGCAAGGAAGGCGGCCTGGACGAGTTCGAGGTCCCACTGCTGCTCAGTATTCAGGGCATCGCGGCGGGCGTGCGCAACACCGGCTGA
- a CDS encoding TIGR00282 family metallophosphoesterase, whose product MIRVLFVGDVFGQPGRRLLSAHLPDLRRTVDFAVVNMENAAGGFGLHRDAAEAALRAGVDCMTLGNHAWHHKDVYSLMLDEISYPIVRPINYADPGTPGVGWRTFEVKNERLTIVNVLGRVFMEAVSNPFRAMDELLERKDLGNVFVDIHAEATSEKQALAWHLDGRVAAVIGTHTHVPTADTRILPRGTAYQTDAGFTGPHDSVIGSDQEGPIQRFLTERPHRFGVAEGRAELNGVIVQMEGGRAHSVERYRYIEES is encoded by the coding sequence ATGATTCGGGTCTTATTTGTAGGAGACGTCTTCGGGCAACCCGGGAGGCGCCTGCTTTCGGCGCATCTGCCGGACCTGCGCCGCACCGTTGATTTTGCTGTGGTGAACATGGAAAACGCTGCCGGTGGTTTCGGGCTGCACCGCGACGCCGCCGAGGCCGCACTCCGGGCTGGGGTGGACTGCATGACCCTGGGCAATCACGCCTGGCATCACAAGGACGTGTACTCGCTGATGCTCGACGAGATCAGCTACCCCATCGTGCGGCCGATCAACTATGCGGACCCCGGCACGCCTGGGGTCGGCTGGCGCACCTTCGAGGTCAAAAACGAGCGGCTGACGATTGTCAATGTCCTGGGCCGGGTTTTTATGGAAGCCGTGTCTAACCCCTTCCGGGCCATGGATGAGCTGCTGGAACGCAAAGATCTCGGCAATGTCTTCGTGGACATCCACGCCGAGGCCACCAGTGAGAAGCAGGCGCTGGCCTGGCACCTCGACGGCCGGGTTGCAGCTGTCATCGGCACCCATACGCATGTACCAACCGCCGATACCCGCATCCTGCCCAGGGGCACGGCGTACCAGACCGACGCCGGGTTTACCGGGCCGCACGACTCGGTGATCGGCAGTGACCAGGAAGGCCCGATCCAGAGATTTCTGACCGAGCGGCCTCACCGTTTTGGCGTTGCCGAGGGGCGCGCGGAGCTGAATGGAGTGATTGTCCAGATGGAGGGTGGCCGGGCACATAGTGTGGAGCGCTACCGTTACATCGAAGAGAGCTGA